The following nucleotide sequence is from Bacteroidota bacterium.
CATTATGAAGCGTCGTCGGTGAATAAAGTAACCTTTGAGAAAATGCTCCAAATGAAAACCGGGCTTAGATATAGTGCTGACAACACGAACTGGTCTCCCGGAATAATGCCTACTACCGATCAGATGTATACCGCCATTACTCTGCCGGCTGATCCGGCCAGAGTCGATAAATATCAGAATGGTAACTTCACATTGATTAGGGTGCTGATCACTGAGATGGAATATGGGTTGGATGCTTCAGATCCTGAGTACAATTTCATGACAGCCGAAGCCTATTTCGACTACATCAAGAGAAATATATTCGACAAACTTGGTATTGATGCACCGATGACTATTTCCGCCATAAACAATTATTATGATAATACCGCCTTTACCCGTGCTCACCAGTATCCATTCGACAGTACGTTCCGGGATGGAAACAATAATGTTGGTTGGGGAGCATCCAGCGATCCCGAGTTGAATGGAGGATCCGGTGGTTTGGTCCTTTCATCAATGGATCTTGCAAAGGTATTGGCGTATTTTATTCACGATAACGCTACCATAATATCTAAGGATCAGCGCGAGATTATCCTGGAAAAGGACCTGGGATTATGGGGTACGGGTAGTGGTGACCATGGCAAATACTCAAGCAAAGGAGGGACAAGGGGCCCGGAAACCGATTTTAACAGGGCCATTCAAAGCATGGTGATGATGTTCCCGAACGGAGTGGAAGCTGTACTGCTGGTAAATTCCAATAAAACTGACAATGGATCAACCTTGAGGATCGCTTTTGATGAAGCATGGGTTAGTCCATGTAATTAGTGTGTTTATATGCAGTACATGTGGGTTTCATATAAACAACAATTATAATGAACTGAGTTTTATTTGAAACATAGCGACTAAATTTACGGGTAGAAAAATATTATCTTCGTGGGCTTAACCGTTTTCACCAACAATTACACTTCAATAATGATAACAGTTGATGCCAGAGGTTTGAAATGTCCGGCTCCGCTTATTCAAACTAAAAAGGCGCTGAAAGAGGCCGGCACGGATGAGGAGATCAAGATAATCATCGACAACAACGAGTCGAAAGAAAATGTTCTCCGTTTTCTTGCTGATAATGGGGTGGAAGCCTTGTTATCGGAAGACAAGGGATTGTTTGAGATCTGGATCAGAAAATTGTCGGGCGAGCCGGAAATGCTACATCCTGAAGATTACTGCCAGGAAGATACAGGTTTATGCGGAAGTGATTATGTTATGGTTTTTGCAAAGAATTACGTTGGCGAAGGATCGGTAGCTTTGGGAGAGATCCTGATGGAAGGATTCCTGGAAGCCATTTTGTACCAGGAAGAGAGGCCTTCGAAGATCGTTTTTTACAACTCCGGGGTTTTCCTGGTACTTGATGATTCGCCTCATTTACCGACTTTCCGTGGAATGGAGGACATGGGCATAGAGCTTCTTGTTTGCGGAACCTGTTTGAAATTTCATAATAAACTGGAGGCATTGGGAGTGGGAAAGGTATCCAATGCCTATGAGATATTCACAAGCATACGCAAGGCCAGGCGGTCGATACAGCTATAACAACAGCTAAAGAATGACATTTGATCTGTTAACTACTGTTGAACAAGGGGGGTGTTCGGTAAAGTTACCCGCGAAAGCATTAAGTGAAGTGCTGAAAGGGATCCCCATGATACACGATGAAAATCTGCTTGTCGGGACAGAAGCCCATGACGATGCGGGGGTTTATAAACTCAGGGATGATTATGCCCTTATATTGACAACGGATTTTTTCCCGCCGGTTTGCAGCGATCCTTATGACTTTGGTCAGATAGCGGCAGCCAACGCGTTAAGCGATGTTTATGCCATGGGGGGGCAGGTGCTGACGGCGCTGAATCTGATGATGTTCCCTGCCGGGATACCGCTGGAAGTGCTGGCCGAAATACTAAAAGGCGGGCAGGATAAAGTCGTGGAAGCCGGTGGAGTGATTGCCGGAGGCCATACGATCACCGATGATACGCCAAAGTATGGCCTTGCCGTCACGGGATGGGTGCATCCTGAAAAACTGGTAACCAATGCAGCGGCTGAAGCCGGGGATTTACTGCTTTTAACCAAACCCATTGGTACAGGAGTGATGATCTCAGCCAGGAGGAATGCATTATGCACAGAGAAGGCATACCAGACGGCCATCGATAATATGAAGCTTCTCAATAAAAGAGGAGCGGCGATCATGAATAATTACGGTATCCGGTGTGCGACGGATATTACAGGGTACGGTTTGGCCGGGCATTCCATAAAACTTGCCATGGCCAGTGGTGTAACTCTCAGGATCAGAGCATCTTCGGTTCCGGTGTTGCCCGAAACCCTAAGCCTGATCGAAGCAGGCTGCATACCGGGTGCTGCTTTTCGTAATCTCGATTTTGCGGAGCAAGCTTGCACTATGGATAAAGGCCTGGGATACAATGAAAAGATGCTGCTTATGGATGCACAAACCTCTGGCGGTTTACTGATTTGCGTCAAACCCGGAGACGCTGAAAATATAATTGAAGATTTAAGGACAGGAGGTTATCCATCAGCTGAGATAATTGGTGAAGTTGTTCCCGGGAAGAAGGGAATCATGCTGGAAATTGAGGTTTAATCTTGTATTATACCGGTTATATTATTGGTTAAAGTTTCACATTAAAATAGTCCTGATTTTATCCACCTTCTGGCCTTCCCGACAAGTCGGGACTGGTATGAATTCTTAGTTTTTAATCCAAACTACACAATATAAGTTTTCTGCTAAATTGTTTGGATTTATACCTCTTAATGCAACTCATAACCTTGATCGAACATTATTCTTACGGGGCCTGATAACCCTGCTGCTTGTATTTTGCTGCCGGACCGGTAGTAAAACCATGTGGCAAAAGTCTTTCTTCCCTGTGATGGCCGTGGTTTATTGTTAATGAACCATTCAGGATATGCCTTCAAAGCTCTGCCGAACGATTCTCCCCGGTCATTGCCCCATTCGAAATCAGCAGGCTCCTGTTCGTCACCAATCAGCCGGTTGGCCCAGTTTGTAGTTACTGCTATTTCGATATGGTTTGTTCCATTGTTCAGTAATCCTGTTATTTCTGTGATATAGGGTGGATGCCAGAGTACTACGGCTTTTGAACCGTTAACAGTTACTTCTGCAATATCATGTAATTCGCCGAGGTCTAGCCTTACCATATTATTTTTTTCGACCAGGATGGAATCCAGGTGGAAGGTATTTCGGTATATGGCGGTTCCTGAGAAATATTTCACTTTATCCGATGGATTAATGCTAAAATCAGATAATTCAAAGAATTGCAAAGAAAATGATGTGTCGTAAGGGGGGATGAACCGGACATCCCAGGTTCCTGTGATTTCAATGGATTCTGTGGCCGGGGTGACAATTTCTGTCTTTTTATCTGACGCGTAGCTTAC
It contains:
- the yedF gene encoding sulfurtransferase-like selenium metabolism protein YedF — translated: MGLTVFTNNYTSIMITVDARGLKCPAPLIQTKKALKEAGTDEEIKIIIDNNESKENVLRFLADNGVEALLSEDKGLFEIWIRKLSGEPEMLHPEDYCQEDTGLCGSDYVMVFAKNYVGEGSVALGEILMEGFLEAILYQEERPSKIVFYNSGVFLVLDDSPHLPTFRGMEDMGIELLVCGTCLKFHNKLEALGVGKVSNAYEIFTSIRKARRSIQL
- the selD gene encoding selenide, water dikinase SelD, with protein sequence MTFDLLTTVEQGGCSVKLPAKALSEVLKGIPMIHDENLLVGTEAHDDAGVYKLRDDYALILTTDFFPPVCSDPYDFGQIAAANALSDVYAMGGQVLTALNLMMFPAGIPLEVLAEILKGGQDKVVEAGGVIAGGHTITDDTPKYGLAVTGWVHPEKLVTNAAAEAGDLLLLTKPIGTGVMISARRNALCTEKAYQTAIDNMKLLNKRGAAIMNNYGIRCATDITGYGLAGHSIKLAMASGVTLRIRASSVPVLPETLSLIEAGCIPGAAFRNLDFAEQACTMDKGLGYNEKMLLMDAQTSGGLLICVKPGDAENIIEDLRTGGYPSAEIIGEVVPGKKGIMLEIEV
- a CDS encoding serine hydrolase; its protein translation is MRTIYIHFSAYIDKAKYILLALLPLILLFLSSCKKDDNSQTLCDPTPQFNIDLFIQNVNEALNDPANPVAGYQFTVNQNGNLYHAEAGGKSVYASDPGGPVEMTEFVRMNVASVSKFIGTIALMQVLEKHGIEETELIREYLPQRWKDGMHTDHYEASSVNKVTFEKMLQMKTGLRYSADNTNWSPGIMPTTDQMYTAITLPADPARVDKYQNGNFTLIRVLITEMEYGLDASDPEYNFMTAEAYFDYIKRNIFDKLGIDAPMTISAINNYYDNTAFTRAHQYPFDSTFRDGNNNVGWGASSDPELNGGSGGLVLSSMDLAKVLAYFIHDNATIISKDQREIILEKDLGLWGTGSGDHGKYSSKGGTRGPETDFNRAIQSMVMMFPNGVEAVLLVNSNKTDNGSTLRIAFDEAWVSPCN